The following coding sequences lie in one Drosophila sulfurigaster albostrigata strain 15112-1811.04 chromosome 2R, ASM2355843v2, whole genome shotgun sequence genomic window:
- the LOC133837273 gene encoding filamin-A isoform X7, with protein sequence MEAERDLAEDAQWKKIQQNTFTRWANEHLKTIDRSINNLETDLSDGLRLICLIEVLSQKRLPKYNKRPTFRSQKLENVSVALKFLEDEGIKIVNIDSSDIVDCKLKLILGLIWTLILHYSISMPMWDGEDEKQLNGSGPTPKQRLLNWIHARIPDMPINNFTNDWTTGKAVGALVDACAPGLCPDWEMWDPKDAVQNASEAMGLADDWLNVRQLIKPEELVNPNVDEQSMMTYLSQYPNSKLKTGAPLRPKTNPNRVRAYGPGIEPIGPVVGAPANFTVETFSAGKGVVDVDIEGPNGEVEKADVRFNNDKNLTYTISYIPKAEGVHKVTVKYSGRDIPKSPFPVKVEGHAGDASKVKVTGPGIQPSGVTIKKPTFFDILTKDAGRGVPEVIIIDPANHKTSVAAKVRQLENDTWRCEYVTALQGLHSVNVFYAGTPIPNSPFPVKVAPLSDARKVRVSGRGLQATGVRVGDDADFKIHTEGAGEGVPEVRVIGPGGMNQNVMQSKVDGNTYECHYYPTKEGRYVVMVTFSGQEVPKSPFEVKVGPKKESSIVAYGPGLSSGVIGYPAAFVVETNGETGALGFTVAGPSQAEIECHDNGDGSALVKYHPTAVGEYAVHILCDNEDIPKSPFIAQILPRTDFHPELVKASGPGLEKNGVTVNQPTSFDVDTSKAGNAPLDVVVQDVYGVKLPVQIKNNPDGTKKVSYTPTSGVAHTVEVNYGGVSTPNSPHRIYVGVPVDAAKVQAFGPWLQPGVRPNVPTHFNVDARDAGDAELKVKVVHEDTKLDVPCRIIDNEDNTYSVEVIPPMKGAYTTTMTYGGQRVPLGQKVVVEQTVDVSKIKVDGLEPSVIVNAATDFMVDMSKVGSNIDSGKLSCAIFDPKGHVLPSKIVQGPTDDIFRIMYSPFEAGRHTIELMYDNIPVPGSPFVVNVKSGCDPTRCKAYGPGLEKGLTNQKNKFTVETKGAGNGGLSLAIEGPSEAKMTCTDNRDGSCDVDYLATDPGEYDITIRFADKHIPGSPFRVLVEETVDPSKVKVYGPGIEHGQVREGVPTVFNVDVGEAGPGRIAVKLTNTEGIPVDNLSVEDKGNCIYAVHYVPPKAGSVLTCQVKFADVEVPCSPFVMTVFPKSEATKVRVKGVNEKKKTPASLPAEFEIDTKQAGQADINVAIKNPKGKPMQPRLEEVATGTYVVSFVPDECGTYQCSIKYGDKEIDGSPFKLEAFPTGEAKKCKLVEQVPKILPSGSQSHLKVDAREAGDGAVTCKITNKEGSEIVDIDVIEKDGLFDILYALNDPGDYDINVKFGGKDIPNGSFSIKAVESIEQYSHSEYIEEHTTKVVQQTTTQSELVNGKSEVTYRSVAFEKLPLPTTGGNVTAEVRMPSGKVDKPIIQDNRDGTVSVKYDPREEGSHELVVKYNGEPVQGSPFKFHVDSITSGYVTAYGPGLTHGVTGEPANFTISTKGASAGGLTMAVEGPSKADINYHDNKDGTVSVQYLPTAPGEYQVSVRFGDKHIKGSPYFAKITGEGRKRNQISVGSCSEVTMPGDITDDDLRALNASIQAPSGLEEPCFLKRMPTGNIGISFTPREIGEHLVSVKRLGKHINNSPFKVTVCEREVGDAKKVKVSGNGLKEGQTHADNVFSVDTRNAGFGGLSVSIEGPSKAEIQCTDKDDGTLNISYKPTEPGYYIVNLKFADHHVEGSPFTVKVAGEGSNRKREKIQRERDAVPITEIGSQCKLTFKMPGITSFDLAACVTSPSNVTEDAEIQEVEDGLYSVHFVPKELGVHTVSVRYSEMHIPGSPFQFTVGPLRDSGSHLVKAGGSGLERGIVGEAAEFNVWTREAGGGSLAISVEGPSKADIEFKDRKDGSCDVSYKVSEPGEYRVGLKFNDRHIPDSPFKVYISPDAGDAHKLEVQQFPQGNIQADAPYQFMVRKNGAKGELDAKIVAPSGTDDDCFIQVIDGEMYSVRFYPRENGIHAIHVKFNGVHIPDSPFRIKVGKDVADPAAVHASGNGLDDVKTGHKADFIINTCNAGVGTLAVSIDGPSKVAMDCTEVEEGYKVRYTPLLPGEHYITVKYNNMHIVGSPFKVHATGDKLADEGAQETSTVIVETVQKVAKGGKNTGVHLPNFKSDATKVVSKGMGLKKAYMGKQNQFSICATDAGNNILYVGMHGPKGPCEELHVKHAGHNNYNVQYLVRDRGQYVLLIKWGEEHIPGSPFQIDV encoded by the exons ATGGAGGCCGAACGTGATCTTGCCGAGGATGCGCAATGGAAGAAAATCCAACAGAACACCTTCACACGTTGGGCCAACGAGCATCTGAAGACCATCGATCGGTCCATCAACAATCTGGAAACGGATCTCTCCGATGGCCTACGTCTGATTTGTCTCATCGAAGTGCTGTCCCAGAAGCGTTTGCCCAAATACAATAAACGTCCAACATTCCGTAGTCAGAAACTGGAGAACGTATCGGTTGCACTCAAATTCCTCGAGGATGAGGGCAtcaaaattgttaatattg actCTTCGGATATTGTCGACTGCAAGCTCAAGCTGATATTGGGCCTCATCTGGACGCTCATTCTCCACTACTCGATATCGATGCCCATGTGGGATGGCGAGGATGAGAAGCAGTTGAATGGCTCGGGTCCAACGCCCAAGCAGCG CTTGTTGAATTGGATACACGCCAGGATACCCGATATGCCCATCAATAACTTCACCAACGACTGGACCACAGGCAAGGCTGTGGGCGCTCTTGTCGATGCTTGTGCGCCTGGCCTGTGTCCCGACTGGGAAATGTGGGATCCCAAGGATGCTGTGCAGAATGCCTCCGAGGCAATGGGTCTGGCCGATGATTGGCTTAATGTGCGTCAACTGATCAAGCCCGAGGAGCTTGTCAATCCCAATGTGGATGAGCAGTCGATGATGACGTACTTGTCGCAATACCCCAACTCAAAGTTGAAGACCGGCGCCCCATTGCGTCCCAAGACGAATCCCAACAG AGTGCGTGCTTATGGTCCTGGCATCGAGCCCATCGGTCCTGTGGTTGGCGCACCTGCCAATTTCACCGTTGAAACTTTCTCTGCTGGCAAGG GTGTTGTCGATGTGGACATCGAGGGACCCAACGGAGAAGTCGAGAAGGCTGATGTGCGTTTCAACAATGACAAGAATCTCACCTACACGATTTCTTACATACCCAAGGCCGAGGGTGTGCACAAGGTGACTGTTAAGTATTCGGGACGTGATATTCCCAAGTCGCCGTTCCCCGTTAAGGTCGAGGGACATGCTGGCGATGCCTCAAAGGTTAAGGTTACAGGTCCCGGCATTCAGCCCAGTGGCGTGACCATCAAGAAGCCCACGTTCTTCGATATACTCACCAAGGATGCGGGTCGCGGTGTGCCCGAGGTGATCATCATCGATCCAGCCAACCACAAAACATCTGTGGCGGCTAAGGTTCGTCAGTTGGAGAATGATACTTGGCGCTGCGAATACGTCACCGCACTCCAAGGGCTCCACTCGGTCAATGTGTTCTATGCCGGCACTCCCATCCCGAACAGTCCATTCCCTGTGAAGGTGGCTCCACTGTCGGATGCACGCAAGGTGCGCGTCTCTGGACGTGGCCTGCAGGCGACGGGAGTGCGTGTTGGCGACGATGCGGACTTTAAGATCCATACCGAGGGTGCTGGCGAGGGTGTGCCCGAAGTGCGCGTCATTGGACCCGGTGGCATGAACCAGAATGTCATGCAGTCCAAGGTGGATGGCAACACGTACGAATGCCACTATTATCCCACTAAGGAGGGTCGCTATGTGGTCATGGTTACTTTCAGTGGCCAGGAAGTGCCCAAGTCACCGTTTGAGGTGAAAGTGGGTCCCAAGAAGGAATCCTCCATTGTTGCCTACGGTCCAGGTTTGAGCAGCGGTGTCATTGGTTACCCAGCTGCCTTTGTTGTGGAGACAAATGGCGAAACGGGCGCATTGGGCTTCACTGTGGCCGGTCCCTCGCAGGCCGAGATCGAGTGTCATGACAATGGTGATGGCTCCGCATTAGTCAAGTATCATCCAACTGCTGTGGGCGAATATGCTGTGCACATTCTGTGCGACAACGAGGACATACCCAAGTCACCATTCATTGCCCAAATACTGCCACGCACTGACTTCCATCCTGAGCTGGTTAAGGCCAGCGGTCCAGGTCTGGAGAAGAACGGCGTTACTGTCAATCAACCCACCAGCTTCGATGTGGACACCAGCAAGGCTGGCAATGCACCACTCGATGTGGTTGTTCAAGATGTGTATGGCGTTAAGTTGCCTGTGCAGATCAAGAATAATCCCGATGGCACTAAGAAGGTCAGCTACACCCCAACCTCCGGCGTAGCTCACACTGTGGAAG TCAACTACGGTGGCGTCTCTACGCCCAACTCGCCGCATCGCATCTATGTGGGCGTGCCCGTGGATGCGGCCAAGGTGCAAGCCTTTGGACCTTGGCTGCAGCCAGGCGTACGTCCCAATGTGCCTACCCACTTCAATGTGGATGCACGCGACGCTGGCGATGCTGAGCTCAAGGTGAAGGTTGTGCACGAGGACACTAAGCTGGATGTTCCATGCCGCATCATCGACAACGAGGACAACACCTATTCGGTCGAAGTCATTCCACCCATGAAGGGCGCCTACACCACAACCATGACATATGGCGGTCAACGTGTGCCTCTGGGCCAGAAGGTCGTCGTCGAGCAGACAGTAGATGTGTCCAAGATAAAAGTGGACGGTCTCGAGCCCA GTGTCATCGTCAATGCCGCCACCGACTTTATGGTCGACATGAGCAAGGTGGGCAGCAATATTGATTCCGGCAAGCTCTCCTGCGCCATCTTTGATCCCAAGGGTCATGTGCTGCCCAGCAAGATTGTGCAGGGACCCACCGACGACATCTTCCGCATCATGTACTCGCCCTTCGAGGCTGGTCGCCACACCATCGAATTGATGTACGACAATATCCCTGTGCCTGGCTCGCCATTTGTGGTCAACGTGAAGAGTGGATGCGATCCGACACGCTGCAAGGCCTATGGACCTGGCTTGGAGAAGGGTCTGACTAATCAGAAGAATAAATTCACCGTGGAGACCAAGGGCGCCGGCAATGGCGGCCTCTCGCTGGCCATTGAGGGACCTTCCGAGGCTAAGATGACGTGCACTGATAACCGTGATGGCAGCTGCGATGTGGATTATCTGGCCACCGATCCCGGAGAGTATGATATTACCATTAGGTTTGCTGATAAGCATATTCCCGGCTCACCGTTCCGTGTGCTCGTCGAGGAGACTGTTGATCCCAGCAAGGTTAAGGTCTATGGACCGGGCATTGAGCACGGTCAAGTGCGTGAAGGAGTGCCAACGGTGTTCAATGTGGATGTGGGCGAGGCTGGACCTGGTCGCATTGCCGTCAAATTGACCAACACCGAGGGTATCCCCGTTGACAATCTGAGCGTGGAGGACAAGGGCAATTGCATTTATGCGGTGCACTATGTGCCACCCAAGGCGGGCTCTGTGCTGACCTGCCAGGTCAAGTTTGCCGACGTCGAGGTGCCATGCAG TCCATTTGTGATGACCGTCTTCCCCAAATCCGAGGCAACCAAGGTGCGTGTCAAGGGTGTCAATGAGAAGAAAAAGACGCCCGCTTCGCTGCCCGCTGAATTTGAGATTGACACCAAACAAGCTGGCCAGGCTGACATCAATGTGGCCATCAAGAACCCTAAGGGCAAGCCTATGCAGCCACGTCTCGAGGAAGTAGCCACCGGCACCTATGTGGTATCCTTTGTGCCTGACGAGTGTGGCACGTATCAGTGCAGCATCAAGTATGGCGACAAGGAAATCGATGGCTCGCCCTTCAAACTCGAAGCATTCCCCACCGGCGAGGCCAAGAAATGCAAGCTAGTGGAGCAGGTGCCAAAGATTCTGCCCTCAGGCAGTCAGTCACACTTGAAAGTCGATGCTCGTGAAGCTGGCGATGGTGCTGTAACCTGCAAGATCACCAACAAGGAAGGCAG CGAAATTGTTGACATCGATGTGATCGAGAAGGATGGCTTGTTTGACATCTTGTATGCCTTGAATGATCCTGGAGATTATGACATCAATGTGAAGTTCGGTGGCAAGGATATACCGAATGGTAGCTTCTCCATTAAG GCTGTCGAAAGCATCGAACAATACTCGCATAGTGAATATATCGAGGAGCATACGACCAAAGTGGTTCAACAAACAACGACACAG AGCGAACTTGTCAACGGAAAGTCAGAAGTTACTTATCGCAGCGTTGCCTTTGAGAAATTGCCACTACCCACAACAGGCGGAAACGTTACTg CTGAAGTCAGAATGCCAAGTGGTAAGGTAGATAAACCCATTATTCAGGACAACCGTGATGGTACCGTCTCTGTGAAATACGATCCCCGCGAGGAAGGCTCCCACGAGCTGGTTGTTAAATACAATGGCGAACCCGTGCAAG GATCTCCCTTCAAATTCCATGTGGATTCCATTACATCCGGCTATGTGACCGCCTATGGCCCAGGTCTGACCCACGGCGTCACTGGCGAGCCTGCCAACTTTACCATCTCCACCAAGGGAGCCAGCGCCGGTGGCCTCACCATGGCCGTCGAAGGTCCCAGCAAGGCAGAT ATCAACTACCATGACAACAAAGACGGCACCGTTTCCGTGCAGTATCTGCCCACTGCCCCCGGCGAGTACCAGGTGTCGGTTCGCTTTGGCGACAAGCACATCAAGGGCTCTCCCTACTTTGCCAAGATCACCGGCGAGGGTCGCAAGCGTAACCAGATCTCGGTTGGCTCTTGCTCGGAGGTCACCATGCCCGGCGACATCACCGACGATGATTTGCGCGCCCTGAACGCCTCCATCCAGGCTCCTAGCGGCCTGGAGGAGCCATGCTTCCTCAAGCGCATGCCCACCGGCAACATTGGCATTTCGTTTACACCCCGTGAGATTGGCGAGCATCTGGTGTCCGTCAAGCGGTTGGGCAAGCACATCAACAACTCACCCTTCAAGGTGACGGTGTGCGAACGCGAAGTGGGGGATGCCAAGAAGGTTAAGGTCAGCGGCAATGGTCTCAAGGAGGGTCAGACCCACGCCGATAACGTGTTCTCCGTGGATACACGTAACGCCGGCTTTGGCGGTCTCTCGGTGTCCATTGAGGGTCCCAGCAAGGCTGAGATTCAGTGCACCGACAAGGATGATGGCACACTCAACATCTCGTACAAGCCCACCGAGCCTGGTTACTATATTGTCAACCTGAAGTTCGCCGATCACCACGTCGAGGGTTCGCCCTTCACTGTGAAGGTCGCTGGCGAGGGCAGCAACCGCAAGCGTGAGAAGATTCAGCGTGAGCGCGACGCTGTGCCCATCACTGAGATTGGCAGCCAGTGCAAGCTGACTTTCAAGATGCCCGGCATTACTTCGTTCGATCTGGCCGCCTGCGTCACCTCGCCCAGCAATGTGACCGAGGATGCAGAGATTCAAGAGGTCGAGGACGGTCTCTACTCGGTGCACTTTGTGCCCAAGGAGTTGGGTGTGCACACTGTCTCGGTGCGCTACTCGGAGATGCACATACCCGGCTCACCCTTCCAGTTCACAGTGGGTCCACTGCGTGATTCGGGCAGCCATTTGGTCAAGGCTGGCGGCTCTGGTCTGGAGCGTGGCATTGTCGGCGAGGCTGCCGAGTTCAATGTGTGGACCCGTGAGGCAGGCGGCGGTTCCCTTGCCATTTCGGTTGAGGGTCCCAGCAAGGCCGATATTGAGTTcaaggatcgcaaggacgGCAGCTGTGATGTGTCCTACAAAGTGAGCGAGCCCGGAGAGTATCGCGTGGGCCTGAAGTTCAACGATCGCCACATCCCCGACTCGCCATTCAAGGTCTACATCTCGCCCGATGCTGGAGATGCCCATAAACTGGAGGTGCAACAATTCCCACAGGGCAACATTCAGGCCGATGCGCCTTATCAGTTCATGGTGCGCAAGAACGGCGCCAAGGGTGAGCTGGATGCCAAGATTGTGGCACCCTCGGGCACCGATGATGATTGTTTCATCCAAGTGATCGACGGTGAAATGTATTCGGTGCGTTTCTATCCACGTGAGAATGGCATTCATGCCATCCACGTCAAGTTCAACGGCGTCCACATACCCGATTCACCATTCAGAATCAAGGTGGGCAAGGATGTCGCTGATCCAGCGGCTGTGCATGCCAGCGGCAATGGCTTGGACGATGTGAAGACTGGACACAAGGCCGATTTCATTATCAACACCTGCAATGCAGGCGTTGGCACATTGGCTGTCTCCATTGATGGCCCCTCCAAGGTGGCCATGGATTGCACAGAGGTCGAGGAGGGTTACAAGGTGCGCTACACACCCCTGCTGCCTGGCGAGCATTACATCACCGTCAAATACAACAACATGCACATTGTGGGCTCACCATTCAAGGTGCATGCCACCGGCGACAAGCTGGCCGATGAGGGTGCCCAGGAGACATCCACGGTGATTGTGGAGACCGTGCAGAAGGTTGCCAAGGGTGGCAAGAACACCGGTGTTCATCTGCCCAACTTCAAATCCGATGCCACCAAGGTGGTGTCCAAGGGCATGGGTCTGAAGAAGGCCTACATGGGCAAGCAGAATCAGTTCAGCATCTGTGCCACAGATGCGG GCAACAACATCCTCTACGTAGGCATGCATGGACCCAAAGGACCCTGCGAGGAGCTCCACGTGAAGCATGCTGggcacaacaactacaatgtGCAGTATCTGGTGCGCGATCGTGGCCAGTACGTGCTCCTAATCAAATGGGGCGAAGAGCATATACCCGGCTCCCCATTCCAGATCGATGTCTAG